One Bacillus sp. FJAT-52991 genomic region harbors:
- the pyrF gene encoding orotidine-5'-phosphate decarboxylase, which yields MEKEPIIALDFPTWQETEPFLQPFENESLFVKVGMELYLQNGPSIVENLKKMNHRIFLDLKLHDIPNTVQQAMKGLAGLGVDMINVHAAGGQKMMAAAREGLEQGTSGQRPILLAVTQLTSTSEEQMQTEQLIPVSLEESVLHYAKLTKAAGCDGVVCSVHEAAKISEVCGTEFLKVTPGIRMKEDDANDQKRVADPQLARTLGSSMIVVGRSITKAEQPLVAYQKVKQLWGGM from the coding sequence GTGGAAAAAGAACCAATCATTGCTCTTGATTTTCCAACTTGGCAAGAAACCGAACCTTTTTTACAGCCTTTTGAAAATGAATCTTTATTTGTCAAAGTAGGAATGGAGCTTTACTTACAAAACGGACCTTCTATCGTAGAAAATTTAAAAAAGATGAATCATCGAATCTTTTTAGATTTAAAACTACATGATATCCCCAACACGGTTCAACAGGCGATGAAGGGATTGGCTGGGCTTGGAGTGGATATGATTAATGTCCATGCAGCAGGTGGTCAAAAAATGATGGCGGCTGCTCGTGAAGGCTTGGAGCAAGGTACTTCTGGACAACGCCCAATCTTACTCGCGGTCACTCAATTGACGTCGACATCAGAAGAACAAATGCAAACGGAACAACTTATACCGGTTTCTTTAGAAGAATCGGTGCTTCATTATGCCAAATTAACGAAAGCGGCAGGGTGTGATGGAGTCGTTTGTTCTGTTCATGAAGCAGCAAAAATTAGCGAGGTGTGCGGGACGGAGTTTTTAAAAGTTACACCGGGCATTCGCATGAAAGAAGACGACGCGAACGATCAGAAGCGTGTAGCGGACCCGCAACTCGCAAGAACGCTTGGTTCTTCCATGATCGTTGTTGGTCGTTCAATTACAAAAGCGGAACAACCGCTTGTAGCTTATCAAAAAGTCAAGCAGTTATGGGGAGGAATGTAG
- a CDS encoding dihydroorotate dehydrogenase electron transfer subunit yields the protein MIKKEWMTVISQEQITKHIYELTLQGELVNEMNEPGRFVHLKVSNQMMPLLRRPISIANIDQEKQQFTMIYRAEGEGTKLLAEKKAGDAVDVLGPLGHGFPVEEAKSGETAILVGGGIGVPPLYELSKRLNAQGVKTIHVLGFQDKETAFYMDQFSQLGDTYAATVDGSLGTKGFVTDVIKEHNLTADILYSCGPIPMLKALEALQLTKKGFISLEERMGCGIGACFACVCHPQSDPTGAEYRKVCSDGPVFPIGEVAL from the coding sequence ATGATTAAGAAGGAATGGATGACAGTTATTTCCCAAGAACAGATTACTAAGCATATATATGAGCTCACTCTTCAAGGTGAGCTTGTAAATGAGATGAACGAACCAGGCCGGTTCGTTCATCTTAAAGTAAGCAACCAAATGATGCCGCTGTTAAGACGTCCGATCTCCATTGCTAACATTGATCAAGAAAAGCAACAGTTTACGATGATTTATCGAGCAGAAGGAGAAGGAACGAAATTATTAGCAGAAAAAAAAGCAGGCGATGCGGTTGATGTGCTTGGCCCGCTTGGACATGGATTCCCTGTAGAGGAAGCTAAATCAGGTGAAACGGCTATTTTAGTCGGTGGCGGTATTGGAGTTCCGCCGCTTTACGAACTATCTAAGAGATTAAACGCTCAAGGAGTCAAAACGATTCATGTGCTGGGCTTTCAAGATAAAGAAACGGCTTTTTATATGGACCAGTTTTCTCAACTAGGCGACACGTATGCGGCAACGGTGGATGGATCACTTGGAACGAAAGGTTTCGTTACAGATGTGATTAAGGAACATAACTTGACGGCAGATATTTTATATTCCTGCGGTCCGATCCCCATGTTAAAAGCATTAGAAGCCTTACAACTGACGAAAAAAGGATTTATCTCGTTAGAGGAACGGATGGGGTGTGGCATTGGCGCTTGCTTTGCTTGCGTGTGTCATCCGCAAAGCGATCCAACAGGTGCCGAGTATCGTAAAGTATGCAGTGATGGACCAGTATTTCCTATCGGGGAGGTGGCTTTATGA
- the pyrE gene encoding orotate phosphoribosyltransferase has product MNKQIAEKLLEIKAVFLQPNEPFTWSSGIKSPIYCDNRLTLSYPEVRKTIASGLVSLIKEHYPEAELIAGTATAGIPHAAWVSDLMDLPMCYVRSKAKGHGKGNQIEGKAEPGTKVVVVEDLISTGGSAVTAVEALREAGCDVLGIVSIFTYELEAGKEKLAAANVSSHSLSEYSTLIGVAAEKQYVQESDLETLRKWQENPSSWN; this is encoded by the coding sequence TTGAATAAACAAATTGCAGAAAAATTATTAGAAATTAAGGCGGTATTTTTACAACCAAATGAACCTTTTACATGGTCTTCAGGTATTAAATCTCCCATTTACTGTGATAATCGTTTAACGCTATCTTATCCAGAAGTAAGAAAGACGATTGCGAGTGGTCTTGTTTCATTAATTAAAGAACATTATCCAGAGGCAGAATTAATTGCAGGCACGGCTACTGCAGGTATTCCTCATGCCGCTTGGGTGAGCGATTTAATGGATCTTCCGATGTGTTATGTACGCTCAAAAGCGAAAGGACATGGAAAAGGGAACCAAATTGAGGGGAAAGCAGAACCAGGAACGAAAGTAGTCGTTGTCGAAGATTTGATTTCCACTGGCGGAAGTGCTGTAACAGCTGTCGAAGCTTTACGTGAAGCGGGCTGTGATGTACTCGGAATCGTATCAATTTTTACATACGAATTAGAGGCTGGAAAAGAAAAATTAGCAGCAGCTAATGTCTCTTCCCACAGTTTAAGTGAGTACTCCACTTTAATCGGAGTAGCGGCAGAGAAGCAATACGTACAAGAAAGCGATCTTGAAACATTACGTAAGTGGCAGGAAAACCCTAGCAGCTGGAACTAA
- a CDS encoding dihydroorotate dehydrogenase, giving the protein MSRLNIELPGLTLKNPIMPASGCFGFGREYGQLYDLSELGAIMIKATTEEPRFGNPTPRVAETPAGMLNAIGLQNPGLEKVIENELSWLSQFDVPIIANVAGSQVDDYVEVAKNISKVENVHALELNISCPNVKTGGIAFGTIPETAKELTKKVKEVSEVPVYVKLSPNVTNIVEMAKAVEDGGADGLTMINTLIGMRIDIKTGKPIIANRTGGLSGPAIKPVAIRMIYEVSQQTNLPIIGMGGISTVEDIIEFFYAGADAVAIGTANFVDPFICPNLIAELDQFLQNNDIDHISELTGRSWSESGKRTNHCS; this is encoded by the coding sequence ATGAGTAGATTGAACATAGAACTTCCGGGATTAACATTAAAAAATCCAATCATGCCAGCCTCAGGTTGCTTCGGCTTCGGTCGTGAATATGGCCAGCTTTATGATTTAAGTGAGCTAGGAGCGATCATGATTAAAGCGACGACAGAGGAGCCGAGGTTTGGGAATCCCACGCCACGGGTTGCAGAAACTCCGGCTGGAATGCTTAATGCGATTGGTTTACAAAATCCTGGATTAGAAAAGGTCATCGAGAATGAACTGTCTTGGTTATCTCAATTTGATGTGCCAATTATTGCGAACGTAGCGGGCTCTCAAGTAGATGACTATGTGGAAGTAGCGAAAAACATTTCGAAAGTGGAAAATGTACACGCACTAGAACTAAACATCTCTTGCCCGAACGTAAAAACAGGTGGTATTGCTTTCGGTACAATTCCCGAAACAGCGAAAGAACTAACGAAGAAAGTAAAAGAAGTATCAGAAGTCCCTGTCTATGTGAAGCTTTCTCCTAATGTAACAAATATCGTTGAAATGGCGAAAGCGGTGGAAGACGGCGGTGCCGATGGATTAACGATGATTAACACATTGATCGGCATGCGAATTGATATTAAAACAGGCAAACCGATTATCGCTAATCGAACAGGCGGATTATCTGGACCAGCGATTAAACCGGTAGCCATTCGAATGATCTACGAAGTAAGCCAGCAGACGAATCTCCCAATCATTGGAATGGGTGGAATTTCAACCGTGGAAGATATTATCGAATTTTTCTACGCAGGTGCGGATGCAGTTGCGATCGGCACAGCCAATTTTGTAGATCCGTTTATTTGCCCAAATCTGATTGCAGAGCTTGATCAATTTTTACAAAATAACGACATTGATCATATTAGTGAATTAACGGGAAGGAGCTGGAGTGAAAGTGGAAAAAGAACCAATCATTGCTCTTGA
- a CDS encoding carbamoyl phosphate synthase small subunit produces the protein MKKQLILEDGTVFIGKGFGSDKDTTGEIVFTTGMTGYQEVLSDPSYCGQIVTFTYPLVGNYGINRDDFETIQPAVKGLIVKEAADYPSNFRSEVTLDEYLKMKNIPAIAGIDTRKLTRIIRQHGTLKGAIVSIEEDAQEIIHRLQATVFPTNQVAQVSTKSAYPSPGRGYRVVLIDFGMKHGILRELNKRDCDVIVVPHDTTAEEILQFNPDGIMLSNGPGDPKDVPHAIETIRGLIGKVPIFGICLGHQLFALASGADTFKLKFGHRGSNHPVKDLETGKTALTSQNHGYAVSEESIAQTALKVTHVALNDGTIEGLAHKEFPAFSVQYHPEASPGPEDDNQLFDRFINMMKANAGKELQNA, from the coding sequence ATGAAAAAACAATTAATTTTGGAAGATGGAACAGTCTTTATCGGAAAAGGTTTCGGAAGCGATAAAGATACGACTGGAGAAATCGTCTTTACAACAGGAATGACAGGCTATCAAGAAGTTCTTTCAGACCCTTCCTACTGTGGACAAATTGTCACATTTACTTACCCGCTAGTTGGTAATTATGGAATTAATCGCGATGATTTCGAAACCATTCAACCAGCAGTAAAAGGATTAATTGTGAAAGAAGCAGCGGATTACCCATCTAATTTCCGGAGTGAAGTTACGTTAGATGAGTATTTAAAAATGAAAAACATCCCAGCAATTGCTGGGATTGATACAAGAAAATTGACTAGAATCATTCGTCAACACGGAACATTAAAAGGTGCGATCGTTTCGATAGAAGAAGATGCACAAGAGATCATTCACCGACTACAGGCGACTGTATTCCCAACTAATCAAGTTGCGCAAGTATCTACGAAATCCGCTTACCCGAGTCCGGGACGCGGCTATCGTGTGGTGTTGATTGACTTTGGTATGAAGCATGGTATTTTGCGCGAGCTAAACAAACGTGATTGTGATGTGATAGTAGTTCCGCATGATACAACAGCAGAAGAGATCCTGCAATTTAATCCAGATGGCATTATGCTTTCCAATGGACCTGGGGATCCGAAAGATGTTCCACATGCAATTGAAACGATAAGAGGCTTAATTGGAAAAGTACCAATCTTCGGAATCTGTCTTGGGCACCAATTGTTTGCCCTAGCTTCTGGAGCAGATACATTCAAACTAAAGTTCGGTCATCGTGGATCAAACCATCCGGTGAAAGATTTAGAAACAGGAAAAACAGCTTTAACTTCTCAAAATCATGGCTATGCCGTGAGTGAAGAGTCGATTGCACAAACAGCATTAAAAGTCACACATGTAGCTTTAAATGATGGAACCATTGAAGGTTTAGCTCATAAAGAATTCCCAGCATTCTCTGTTCAGTATCATCCAGAAGCCTCTCCAGGACCAGAGGATGATAACCAACTATTTGATCGATTTATCAACATGATGAAAGCAAACGCAGGAAAGGAGCTTCAAAATGCCTAA
- the carB gene encoding carbamoyl-phosphate synthase large subunit, with protein sequence MPKRTDIKSILVIGSGPIVIGQAAEFDYAGTQACLALKEEGYRVILVNSNPATIMTDTEIADAVYIEPITLEFVSRIIQKERPDALLPTLGGQTGLNMAVELAKAGVLEEYGVQILGTKLSAIEQAEDRDLFRQLMNDLNEPVPESEIIHTLEEAYAFVEQIGYPVIVRPAYTLGGTGGGICTNEEELIEIVTSGLKYSPVTQCLLEKSIAGFKEIEYEVMRDSNDNAIVVCNMENIDPVGIHTGDSIVVAPSQTLSDREYQMLRNCSLKIIRALGIEGGCNVQLALDPHSFQYYIIEVNPRVSRSSALASKATGYPIAKLAAKIAVGLTLDEMKNPVTGKTYACFEPALDYIVSKIPRWPFDKFESANRTLGTQMKATGEVMAIGRTLEESLLKAVRSLESGVYHLELDEIKEMDDAMIEKRIRKAGDERLFYIGEALRRGVTIETIHDWSQIDLFFLQKFANIVEFEKDVQAQPFNAEVAKTAKEMGFADCTIAKSWGISEKEVYDWRKENGIIPVFKMVDTCAAEFESATPYYYGTYEEENESIVTDRKSVIVLGSGPIRIGQGVEFDYATVHSVWAIKEAGYEAIIVNNNPETVSTDFSISDKLYFEPLTVEDVMHIIDLEQPEGVVVQFGGQTAINLAEKLVEHGVKILGTSLEDLDRAENRDKFEQTLQTLGVPQPLGKTAFSVETAVKIADKIGYPVLVRPSYVLGGRAMEIVYKEAELLQYMENAVKINPDHPVLIDRYLTGKEIEVDAISDGTDVVIPGIMEHIERAGVHSGDSIAVYPPQQLTQDQKDKIIDYTIKLAKGLNIVGLLNIQYVVSKGDVFVLEVNPRSSRTVPFLSKITNVPMANLATKAILGHSLKEMGYSTGLVKEEKGVFVKVPVFSFAKLRRVDTTLGPEMKSTGEVMGKDATLAKALYKGLVASGIKIPTKGAVLMTVADKDKEEALALAKRFHNIGYRLLATQGTAQSLSEANIPVETVAKIGAKGPDMLDIIRSGQAQFVINTLTKGKQPARDGFRIRRETVENGIPCLTSLDTAEAILLVLESMIFSAEAMPKSEFSSETEAVLS encoded by the coding sequence ATGCCTAAACGTACAGATATTAAAAGCATTTTAGTAATCGGGTCTGGCCCAATTGTCATTGGTCAGGCAGCAGAATTTGATTATGCCGGCACACAAGCGTGTCTTGCCCTTAAAGAGGAAGGGTACCGAGTAATTTTGGTCAACTCCAATCCAGCTACCATCATGACGGATACGGAAATTGCGGATGCTGTCTATATTGAACCAATCACACTTGAATTTGTTAGCCGCATTATTCAAAAAGAACGTCCAGATGCTCTTTTACCGACATTAGGAGGGCAAACAGGCTTAAACATGGCCGTTGAACTAGCGAAAGCGGGCGTGCTGGAAGAGTATGGAGTGCAAATTTTAGGAACGAAATTGTCAGCGATCGAGCAAGCGGAGGATCGTGATTTATTCCGCCAACTGATGAACGATCTGAATGAACCTGTTCCTGAAAGTGAAATTATTCATACACTCGAAGAAGCGTATGCTTTTGTTGAGCAAATTGGCTATCCGGTGATTGTCCGTCCAGCTTACACGCTTGGAGGAACAGGCGGAGGGATTTGTACGAATGAAGAAGAATTAATTGAAATCGTAACAAGCGGATTGAAATACAGCCCGGTGACGCAATGCTTACTCGAAAAAAGTATTGCCGGCTTTAAAGAAATCGAATATGAAGTAATGCGTGACTCTAATGACAATGCGATCGTCGTTTGTAATATGGAAAACATCGATCCGGTTGGTATCCACACGGGAGACTCGATCGTTGTCGCACCTAGCCAAACGCTAAGTGATCGCGAATATCAAATGCTTAGAAATTGCTCTTTAAAAATTATTCGTGCCCTTGGTATTGAAGGTGGATGTAATGTTCAGTTAGCCCTCGATCCGCATAGCTTCCAATATTACATTATCGAAGTTAACCCGCGTGTGAGTCGTTCATCTGCTCTAGCATCCAAAGCAACAGGCTATCCGATTGCTAAGCTTGCTGCTAAGATTGCAGTAGGTTTAACATTAGACGAGATGAAAAATCCGGTGACGGGAAAAACTTACGCTTGCTTTGAGCCAGCACTTGACTATATCGTATCTAAAATTCCAAGATGGCCATTTGATAAATTTGAATCGGCTAACCGTACACTTGGTACGCAAATGAAAGCGACGGGAGAAGTCATGGCAATTGGCCGTACGCTTGAAGAATCTTTATTAAAAGCTGTTCGTTCTCTTGAAAGCGGCGTGTATCATCTTGAACTTGACGAAATTAAAGAGATGGATGATGCGATGATCGAAAAACGTATTAGAAAAGCTGGAGATGAGCGTCTCTTCTATATTGGTGAAGCTTTACGCCGCGGCGTGACGATCGAAACGATCCATGATTGGAGCCAAATTGATCTCTTCTTCTTACAGAAGTTCGCGAATATTGTGGAATTTGAAAAAGATGTGCAAGCACAGCCGTTTAACGCAGAAGTAGCAAAGACAGCAAAAGAAATGGGCTTTGCTGACTGCACGATTGCTAAATCATGGGGCATCAGTGAGAAGGAAGTTTATGACTGGCGCAAAGAAAATGGCATCATCCCAGTTTTCAAAATGGTAGACACTTGTGCGGCAGAATTTGAATCTGCTACACCATATTATTACGGTACGTATGAAGAAGAAAATGAATCGATTGTCACTGATCGTAAAAGTGTCATCGTCCTAGGCTCTGGCCCGATTCGTATCGGTCAAGGGGTAGAATTTGACTATGCAACTGTACACTCTGTCTGGGCGATTAAAGAAGCAGGATATGAAGCGATCATCGTCAATAATAACCCGGAGACGGTTTCAACAGATTTCAGTATTTCTGATAAATTATACTTTGAGCCGTTAACAGTTGAAGATGTTATGCACATCATTGATTTGGAACAACCAGAAGGTGTCGTTGTCCAATTCGGTGGTCAAACGGCGATTAACCTTGCGGAAAAACTAGTGGAGCACGGCGTGAAAATTTTAGGTACAAGCCTTGAGGATTTAGACCGTGCGGAAAACCGTGATAAGTTTGAGCAAACTTTGCAAACACTTGGTGTTCCACAACCGCTTGGAAAAACAGCCTTCTCTGTAGAAACAGCTGTCAAAATTGCTGATAAGATTGGCTATCCAGTGCTTGTTCGTCCATCTTATGTACTAGGCGGACGCGCGATGGAAATCGTGTATAAAGAAGCGGAACTGTTGCAATATATGGAAAATGCTGTGAAAATAAATCCGGACCATCCAGTACTGATTGACCGCTACTTAACAGGTAAAGAAATCGAAGTAGATGCAATTTCTGATGGAACAGATGTAGTCATTCCAGGAATCATGGAGCATATTGAACGCGCAGGAGTTCACTCAGGGGATTCAATCGCAGTCTATCCTCCACAGCAATTGACGCAAGATCAAAAAGACAAGATCATCGACTATACAATTAAGCTAGCTAAAGGATTAAACATTGTTGGATTGTTAAATATCCAATATGTTGTGTCAAAAGGTGATGTGTTTGTCCTTGAGGTAAATCCGCGCTCAAGCCGTACAGTGCCATTCTTGAGTAAAATTACGAATGTGCCAATGGCGAATCTAGCAACGAAAGCGATCCTTGGGCATTCATTGAAAGAAATGGGTTACTCCACTGGATTAGTGAAGGAAGAAAAAGGGGTATTCGTGAAAGTTCCTGTCTTCTCGTTTGCGAAGCTACGTCGTGTAGATACAACGCTCGGCCCTGAAATGAAATCAACTGGTGAAGTTATGGGGAAAGATGCCACTTTAGCAAAAGCTCTTTATAAAGGGTTAGTTGCTTCAGGCATCAAAATCCCAACAAAAGGAGCTGTCTTAATGACAGTGGCTGATAAGGATAAAGAAGAAGCTTTGGCATTAGCAAAGCGATTCCATAACATTGGCTATCGACTGTTAGCTACACAAGGAACAGCACAATCGTTAAGTGAGGCAAATATTCCTGTTGAAACAGTAGCGAAAATTGGAGCGAAAGGACCAGATATGCTAGACATTATTCGCTCTGGTCAAGCTCAGTTTGTGATTAATACATTAACAAAAGGAAAGCAGCCAGCTCGTGACGGATTCCGAATTCGCCGTGAAACAGTAGAGAATGGCATTCCTTGCTTAACTTCATTAGATACAGCAGAAGCGATCTTGCTTGTACTTGAATCCATGATTTTCTCTGCAGAGGCGATGCCTAAATCAGAATTTTCTTCTGAAACTGAGGCGGTGCTTTCATGA